Within the Caldilineales bacterium genome, the region GTCGCTGCGACGCTTCAACCCCTGCCTGGGCCCCGCCTGGGCCGCGGCTGCCTGAGCGGGCTGGGCGTCTTGTTGGTCGCCGGCTGCGGTTGTGGCATGATTGGGGCCGCCCTCGACCGGCTGTTCGGCACACTGGTGCAGACGCCCGCCACAGCCGGCGCGCCCGCCTCGACCTCAGGCCCGTTCCTCTCGGCCGGCCTGCTCCTGGTCATCCTCCTCGCCGTCATCGCCTTCCTCTAAAGTCTGACCAGCCCGGCGCCCTCCTGTCGATCCCTGCCCCGCCCCCTCCGCAAACCCTGACCCCGCCCACCGACCCACGGAACACGCAACACGCCTCACGTTTCACGCCTGAGCCTCACGTTTCACGCCTCACGCCTCACGTTTCACGCCTCACGCCTCACGTTTCACGCCTCACGTTTCACGCCTCACGTTTCACGCCTCACGTTTCACGCCTCACGCCTCACGTTTCACGCCTCACGCCTCACGTTTCACGCCTCACGTTTCACGCCTCACGCCTCACGTTTCACGCCTCACGCCTCACTCATCACGGAGCAACCCCCATGACCCAACGCATGGCCCTTTACATGCAGGACAAACACCCCATCCGCTACGAGATCGAGATGGTCAAGTACGCCGAAGAAAAAGGCTTCTCGGAAATCTGGCAGGCAGATACGCGGCTGGCCCGCGACTGCGTGGTGATGATGAGCGCCTTCCTGGCCGAGACCAAACGGCTGCGCTACGGCTCCGGCGTGCTGCCGATCTGGACCCGCAACCCGGCCGTCATCGCCGCCACCTGGAGCACGATGTGGGAGCTGGCCGGGAAGACGGCGGATGGCCGCAGTCGGGTGATGCTGGGCCTGGGCGCCTGGTGGGAGCCGATCGCCGGCCGGGTGGGAGTGAATCGCACCAAACCGCTCAAGGCCATGCGCGAACACGTCGAAGCCATCCGCCAGCTGTTTACGATGGAGGAAGTGAGCTACGAGGGCGAATTCGTCCACCTCGATCGGGTCAAGCTCGACGTGGCCTTCGGCGACGCCTCCCCGCGCGACATCCCCATCTACATCGGCGCCACCGGCGACAAGATGCTGGAGATGGCCGGGGAGATCTGCGACGGCGTCGTCCTCAACTACGTCGTTTCGGTGGACTACATCCGCCGGGCGGTGGAATTGGTGCGGCAGGGCGCGGCCCGGGTTGGGAAGACGCTCGACCAGGTGGACCGGCCCGAGCTGTTGGTCTGCTGCCTTTCGGACGAAGACCCGAAAGCGGCGATGATGGAAGGCAAGGCCCTGGTCGCCTACTACCTGGGCACCGAGCCGCACATCATGAAGGCCAGCAATGTCGATGAAGACCTGATCAAACGCGTGCAGGAATTCGTGGGTTGGCCGGCCACCGAGGAAGACTACCGCCGGGCGGCCGCCATCATCCCCGATGACGTGGTGCGCAACCTGATGGCCGTGGGCACGGGCCAACAATGCCGCGACAAAGTGGCCGAATACATCGAGGCCGGCGTCACCTGCCCCATCCTCTACCCGATGATGAACGATATCAAACCGGTGATCGACGCCTTCTCGAACTGGACGCCGTAAAACTGCAATTCGTGTTCCGGGTTCCGGGTTCCGTGTTGCGTGGTGCGTGGTGCGTGTTCCGTGTTCCGTGGTGCGTGAGGATCGACGACGTGATCTCACGCCTCACGTTTCACGCCTCACGCCTCACGTTTCACGCCTCACGCCTCACGTTTCACGCCTCACGCCTCACGTTTCACGCCTCACGCCTCACGCCTCACGCCTCACGTTTCACGCCTCACGCCTCACGCCTCACGCCTCACGTTTCACGCCTCACACCTCACGTTTCACGATCCAGCAAACCAGCCCGGCGATCAATCGTGCTTCATGAGTGTACGTTGTCCACTGAGAGTTGACGGTTGGCAGGCGGCGTGCTAGGATTTCGGCGCTACCGACTTCCACAACCCTTGCAGCGCCGGCTGGACATGGCGCGCCGCTCCCGTCCTCCCAGGGCTGTCCCGTGCGGATCACTCGCTCCGATGCTTTCCTTCCCCCGCTCGAACGGGGAGAGCCGATCACCGTCAGCATCGACGGGCGGTCTGTGAGCGCCTTCGCTGGCGAATCGGTGGCGGCGGTGCTGCTGGCCGAGGGCATCCGCAGCTTCCGGCAGACGGCGAAGAGGGGCGAGGGGCGGGGCCTGTTCTGCGGCATTGGCATTTGCTACGATTGCCTGGTGACGGTGGACGGAACCGCCAACCTGCGCGCCTGCCTGACGCCGGTGACGCCCGGCTGCGCTATCGAAACAGGGGCGAGGGGGCAGGCATGACCGAGCGCGTCGATGTGGCCGTGGTGGGCGCGGGGCCGGCGGGATTGCAGGCTGCCATCGTCGCCGCCCAGGCCGGGGCGAGGGTGGCCCTGATCGACAGCTATCCCCGGCCGGGCGGCCAGTACTTCAAGCAGCCGCCCGCCGCCTTTCGGGGTCACGACCGCTGGCGCCAGCAAGCGGCGCTGGACGCGCTGCTTGCGCACTTGGCGCGGCCCAACGCGCAGATTTTCGGCGAAACGTTGGTTTGGGGCGCGTTTGCAGCCGATGGCGGCGACGGCTGGCTGCTGGCGCTGCACGGCCCTGCCGCCCCCCATCGCCTGCACGCTCAGGCGCTGATCCTGGCCGCCGGCGCCTACGACCGCCCCATCCCCTTCCCCGGCTGGACGTTGCCCGGTGTGATGGCCGCCGGCGGGGTGCAAACGCTGATCAAGGGCCAGCGCCTGCTGCCGGGCCGCCGGGTGTTGCTTTCTGGCTCCGGGCCGCTGCAACTGGCCGTGGCCGCCGCCCTGGTGCACGCCGGGGCCGACGTGGTGGCCGTGTTGGAGGGGTCAGCGCTCGGCTTCTCGGCCCTGAAGCAAGCGCCTGCAGCCTGGGGCCAATGGTCGCGGCTGGCCGAAGGCTGGGGCTATCTGCGCACCCTGCGCGCGGCCGGCGCGCCCCTGCGTCGCGGCTGGGCGGTGGTGGCGGCGCACGGGCAAGGCGAAGTGCAGGAAGCGGTCATCGCCCGGCTCGACGCCGACTGGCGGCCCATCCCCGGCACGGCCCAGACCCTGGCCGTCGACACGATCGTGATTGGCTACGGCTTCATTCCCTCGACCGAACTGAGCCGATTGCTCGGCTGCGAGCATGATTTCGTTCCCGAACAGGGGGGCTACGTCCCCCGCCGCGACGACGAGATGCAGACGACATTGCCGGGCGTGTTTGCCGTGGGCGATGGCGCCGGCATCGGCGGGGCCGCGCTGGCGCAGATCGAAGGCCGCATCGCCGGCATCGCCGCCGCCCACCGCCTGGGCTTTGTGAGCGCCGCCGAGGCCGAGCAGATGAAGGCGGCGCTGCGCCCGCACTGGCAGCGCGAGCGCCGTTTCGCCGCCATGCTCGGCCGGCTGTTCACGCCCGGGCCGGGGCTGTACACCCTCGCCGACGACGACACCACCCTCTGCCGCTGCGAAGAGGTGACGGTGGGGCAGGTGCGCGCTGCCGCCGCCGATGGCGTGCAGTCGGTCAACGAGTTGAAAGGCTTGACGCGGGCCGGCATGGGCAACTGCCAGGGCCGCATCTGCGGCGAGCTGGCCGCGCGGCTGCTGGCCGACGCCGTGGGCGCCGACGCCGCCGACCCAAAACAGATCGAGGCGATGGGCCGCTTCACCGTCCGCCCACCCATCCATCCCCTGCCCCTCTCCGTCCTGGCCGCCGCCGCCGAACCCACACCCTGACTCCCGCCCATTTCGCACCCCACCCCACCGAGAAAGCGCCATGACCCCCAAACACCGCACCCTGTTCGTCACCGACCGCGGCCAGCAACAGCAGCAATGGGCGCTGGAAGGCGCGCCGCCCGACCTGGACATTGTCATGCGCCGCCGCCCGCCCAAAGAGGAGATCATCGCCCTGCTGCCCGAGATGGAGTTCTTCATCTCCGAGCGCTCGGGCGTGATCGACGCCGATATGATCGCCGCCGGCAG harbors:
- a CDS encoding FAD-dependent oxidoreductase, coding for MTERVDVAVVGAGPAGLQAAIVAAQAGARVALIDSYPRPGGQYFKQPPAAFRGHDRWRQQAALDALLAHLARPNAQIFGETLVWGAFAADGGDGWLLALHGPAAPHRLHAQALILAAGAYDRPIPFPGWTLPGVMAAGGVQTLIKGQRLLPGRRVLLSGSGPLQLAVAAALVHAGADVVAVLEGSALGFSALKQAPAAWGQWSRLAEGWGYLRTLRAAGAPLRRGWAVVAAHGQGEVQEAVIARLDADWRPIPGTAQTLAVDTIVIGYGFIPSTELSRLLGCEHDFVPEQGGYVPRRDDEMQTTLPGVFAVGDGAGIGGAALAQIEGRIAGIAAAHRLGFVSAAEAEQMKAALRPHWQRERRFAAMLGRLFTPGPGLYTLADDDTTLCRCEEVTVGQVRAAAADGVQSVNELKGLTRAGMGNCQGRICGELAARLLADAVGADAADPKQIEAMGRFTVRPPIHPLPLSVLAAAAEPTP
- a CDS encoding (2Fe-2S)-binding protein produces the protein MRITRSDAFLPPLERGEPITVSIDGRSVSAFAGESVAAVLLAEGIRSFRQTAKRGEGRGLFCGIGICYDCLVTVDGTANLRACLTPVTPGCAIETGARGQA
- a CDS encoding LLM class flavin-dependent oxidoreductase, encoding MTQRMALYMQDKHPIRYEIEMVKYAEEKGFSEIWQADTRLARDCVVMMSAFLAETKRLRYGSGVLPIWTRNPAVIAATWSTMWELAGKTADGRSRVMLGLGAWWEPIAGRVGVNRTKPLKAMREHVEAIRQLFTMEEVSYEGEFVHLDRVKLDVAFGDASPRDIPIYIGATGDKMLEMAGEICDGVVLNYVVSVDYIRRAVELVRQGAARVGKTLDQVDRPELLVCCLSDEDPKAAMMEGKALVAYYLGTEPHIMKASNVDEDLIKRVQEFVGWPATEEDYRRAAAIIPDDVVRNLMAVGTGQQCRDKVAEYIEAGVTCPILYPMMNDIKPVIDAFSNWTP